TACCCGCAAGGGGGACGGACCATTCACTGCCAGCGACGGAAGTTGCGGCGAGGGTCATTGCCAATGGCAGCGTCAATAGAAACTGGATGACGGATTTCATAGTTTATTGTCTTGTCGTTGTCGCTCAGAGGTCGATTTGGGGACCAAAAAAGGCTGCTTCGTGGTGGGGTCGCGAAATACTTGTCTCCGCGGGATCTACACCGAATAACTTACCATGTTGATCGCAAGCCGGAAGATGAGACCTCGCTTGCTGGTGCGCTGAGCGGGCGATAGGTTCGTATCGAGGGGGTATACTACAGAAGACTTACTCTTATCTACTGACGCAGACAGAAAAGGCTCACAATGGGTGTACGAATGATGTTGCTGGCGGTTGTCCATTTGGTGTGCATTCTATCAACGGACGCGGCCGAATATGATCCGCTTGGGGTGCCAGATTCGTTCCAGGCAGAGACGCTCGACTGGACGGTGCGAGACGAAGCCCGCAGCCGAGACATTCCGATCAAGGCCTATCTGCCCGCTACCCGAACGAGCCAACCCGTGGTGCTGTTCAGCCATGGGCTGGGTGGGAGTCGTGAGGGATGTTCGTATCTTGGAAAACACTGGTCGGCACGTGGTTACGTGGCGGTTTTTCTGCAACATCCCGGCAGCGACGATTCGGTGTGGAAGGACACATCGCTGTTGAAACGCATGTCTGCGATGAGAGAAGCTGCCTCGGCTGAGAACTTTCGATTGCGTGTGCAGGATGTCTCGGCGGTGCTCGATCAGCTTAGTCGCTGGAACGATTTACCAAGTCACAAGTTGGAGGGGCGACTCGATCTAGAGCATGTCGGCATGTCGGGGCATTCTTTTGGCGCCCAAACGACCCAAGCTGTGTCTGGCCAATCGGCAGGTGTCTTCGGAT
This window of the Novipirellula artificiosorum genome carries:
- a CDS encoding alpha/beta hydrolase family protein, whose product is MGVRMMLLAVVHLVCILSTDAAEYDPLGVPDSFQAETLDWTVRDEARSRDIPIKAYLPATRTSQPVVLFSHGLGGSREGCSYLGKHWSARGYVAVFLQHPGSDDSVWKDTSLLKRMSAMREAASAENFRLRVQDVSAVLDQLSRWNDLPSHKLEGRLDLEHVGMSGHSFGAQTTQAVSGQSAGVFGSRFAEPRIQAAIALSPSSPRRGDVAKAFGSVKIPWLVMTGTQDKAMIGNQTVASRLEVFPALPPGDKFELVLHNAEHSAFGDRRLPGETQTRNSNHHRVVLGLSTAFWDAYLRADDSAKQWLVGAGPSGLLQPNDRWQTK